From a region of the Salarias fasciatus chromosome 6, fSalaFa1.1, whole genome shotgun sequence genome:
- the gne gene encoding bifunctional UDP-N-acetylglucosamine 2-epimerase/N-acetylmannosamine kinase isoform X2, which produces MEKYPESVCTNPHELYFLRMQRNRDKERENMEGSNQCKKKLRVCVATCNRADYSKLAPIMFGIKSHPDDFELEVVVLGSHLIDDYGNTFRMIEQDDFDIGSKLHTIVRGEDEAAMVESVGLALVKLPDVLQRLHPDILVVHGDRFDALALATAAALMNIRILHVEGGEVSGTIDDSIRHAISKLAHYHACCTRMAEQHLIAMCEDHARILLAGCPSYDKLLLTHQRGDYLDIIKSWLGDNVQEGNYIVALQHPVTTDIQHSIKIYGLMLDALLSFDKKTLILFPNIDAGSKEMVRVMRRKGIEQHPNFRAVKHIPFEQFIQLVCHAGCMIGNSSCGVREAGAFGTPVINLGTRQTGRETGENVLHVRDADSHNKIFHALELQFGKRYPCSKIYGDGNAVPRILKFLQSIDLDEPLQKTFCFPPVKDSISQDIDHILETQSALAIDLGGTNLRVAIICMKGSVVKKYVQPNPRTFEDRMSLILRMCRDAMKDAVCLNCRILGVGVSTGGRVNPQAGVVLHSTNLIQEWSSVDLRTPISDALHLPVWVDNDGNCAALAERKFGHGKGVENFVTVITGTGIGGGIIHHNELVHGSTFCAAELGHIVVSLEGPECSCGGHGCIEAYSSGMALQREAKKLHDEDLLKVEGVDMKLSEPITAAHLISAARMGNSKADAILNKAATALGAGIINILHIVNPTLVILSGVLASFYQAPVQRIISERALFSTKGTKVVTSDLEEPALLGAASMVLDYTTRRIY; this is translated from the exons ATGGAAAAGTATCCGGAGTCTGTGTGCACAAACCCTCAT GAGCTGTACTTTCTGAGGATGCAGAggaacagagacaaagagagggaAAACATGGAAGGATCGAATCAG TGTAAGAAGAagttgagagtgtgtgtggcgaCATGCAACAGAGCGGATTACTCCAAACTGGCCCCCATCATGTTTGGGATCAAATCCCACCCTGATGACTTTGAACTGGAGGTCGTGGTGCTTGGCTCACATCTCATTGATGACTACGG AAATACTTTTCGTATGATCGAGCAGGATGACTTCGACATCGGTTCTAAGCTCCACACTATCGTGAGAGGAGAGGACGAGGCGGCCATGGTGGAGAGTGTTGGGCTGGCACTGGTCAAACTTCCCGATGTCCTGCAGAGATTGCATCCTGACATCCTGGTCGTGCACGGCGACCGATTCGACGCCTTGGCTCTGGCAACGGCTGCAGCGTTGATGAATATCCGAATCCTACACGTGGAGGGGGGAGAA GTTAGCGGTACGATTGACGATTCAATCCGCCATGCCATCAGCAAACTGGCCCATTACCACGCGTGCTGCACTCGCATGGCGGAGCAGCACCTCATCGCCATGTGTGAGGACCACGCCCGCATCCTCCTCGCAGGCTGCCCTTCTTACGACAAGCTGCTGTTGACCCACCAGCGAGGGGACTACTTGGATATCATAAAAAGCTGGCTGG GCGACAACGTGCAGGAGGGTAATTACATTGTGGCGTTGCAGCATCCGGTCACCACAGACATCCAGCACTCCATCAAGATCTACGGACTGATGCTGGACGCATTGCTGTCCTTCGACAAGAAGACCCTCATCCTCTTTCCCAACATCGATGCTG GAAGTAAGGAGATGGTACGTGTCATGCGAAGGAAGGGCATCGAGCAGCACCCCAACTTCCGCGCGGTGAAGCACATTCCTTTTGAGCAGTTCATCCAGCTCGTCTGCCACGCCGGCTGCATGATCGGAAACAGCAGCTGTGGCGTGAGGGAGGCCGGAGCCTTCGGCACGCCCGTCATCAATCTGGGGACGAGGCAGACGGGCAGAGAAACAG GTGAAAATGTTCTACACGTCAGAGATGCAGACAGCCATAATAAAATCTTCCACGctctggagctgcagtttgGAAAGAGATACCCCTG CTCTAAGATTTACGGGGATGGAAATGCAGTGCCTCGTATTCTGAAGTTTCTGCAGAGCATAGACCTGGACGAACCCCTGCAGAAGACTTTCTGTTTCCCCCCTGTGAAAGACTCCATCTCCCAGGACATCGACCACATCCTGGAGACCCAGAGCGCTCTGGCCATCGACCTGGGAGGGACCAACCTCAGAGTGGCAATCATCTGCATGAAG gGCAGCGTAGTGAAGAAATACGTACAGCCCAATCCCAGGACTTTCGAAGACAGAATGAGTCTCATATTAAGGATGTGCAGAGACGCGATGAAAGACGCCGTCTGCCTCAACTGCAGAATACTCGGTGTTG GAGTGTCCACGGGTGGGCGCGTGAATCCACAAGCAGGCGTTGTTCTACATTCCACAAACCTGATCCAGGAGTGGTCCTCTGTGGATCTGAGGACGCCCATCTCAGACGCCCTGCACCTGCCCGTGTGGGTGGACAACGATGGCAACTGCGCCGCTCTGGCTGAAAGGAAGTTCGGTCACGGAAAGGGAGTGGAAAACTTTGTCACTGTCATCACGGGAACAG GTATCGGAGGAGGGATCATCCACCACAACGAGCTGGTCCACGGCAGCACATTCTGTGCGGCTGAGCTGGGCCACATTGTGGTTTCACTGGAAGGCCCCGAGTGCTCGTGCGGCGGCCACGGCTGCATAGAGGCGTATTCGTCAGGGATGGCCCTGCAGAGAGAGGCCAAAAAGCTGCATGATG aggacctgctgaaggtggagggggtggacaTGAAGCTGTCTGAGCCAATCACTGCAGCCCACCTCATCAGTGCAGCCAGAATGGGAAATTCCAAAGCCGATGCGATTCTGAACAAGG CGGCCACAGCGCTGGGTGCAGGAATCATCAACATCCTCCACATAGTCAACCCCACACTGGTGATTCTGTCTGGAGTGCTGGCGTCTTTCTACCAAGCCCCGGTGCAGCGCATCATCTCAGAGAGGGCTCTCTTCTCCACCAAAGGAACCAAAGTGGTCACATCAGACTTGGAGGAACCTGCTTTACTCGGTGCTGCTAGCATGGTTCTAGACTATACAACCAGAAGAATATATTGA
- the gne gene encoding bifunctional UDP-N-acetylglucosamine 2-epimerase/N-acetylmannosamine kinase isoform X1, producing the protein MEKYPESVCTNPHPLNIWKAQELYFLRMQRNRDKERENMEGSNQCKKKLRVCVATCNRADYSKLAPIMFGIKSHPDDFELEVVVLGSHLIDDYGNTFRMIEQDDFDIGSKLHTIVRGEDEAAMVESVGLALVKLPDVLQRLHPDILVVHGDRFDALALATAAALMNIRILHVEGGEVSGTIDDSIRHAISKLAHYHACCTRMAEQHLIAMCEDHARILLAGCPSYDKLLLTHQRGDYLDIIKSWLGDNVQEGNYIVALQHPVTTDIQHSIKIYGLMLDALLSFDKKTLILFPNIDAGSKEMVRVMRRKGIEQHPNFRAVKHIPFEQFIQLVCHAGCMIGNSSCGVREAGAFGTPVINLGTRQTGRETGENVLHVRDADSHNKIFHALELQFGKRYPCSKIYGDGNAVPRILKFLQSIDLDEPLQKTFCFPPVKDSISQDIDHILETQSALAIDLGGTNLRVAIICMKGSVVKKYVQPNPRTFEDRMSLILRMCRDAMKDAVCLNCRILGVGVSTGGRVNPQAGVVLHSTNLIQEWSSVDLRTPISDALHLPVWVDNDGNCAALAERKFGHGKGVENFVTVITGTGIGGGIIHHNELVHGSTFCAAELGHIVVSLEGPECSCGGHGCIEAYSSGMALQREAKKLHDEDLLKVEGVDMKLSEPITAAHLISAARMGNSKADAILNKAATALGAGIINILHIVNPTLVILSGVLASFYQAPVQRIISERALFSTKGTKVVTSDLEEPALLGAASMVLDYTTRRIY; encoded by the exons ATGGAAAAGTATCCGGAGTCTGTGTGCACAAACCCTCAT CCTCTGAATATTTGGAAGGCCCAA GAGCTGTACTTTCTGAGGATGCAGAggaacagagacaaagagagggaAAACATGGAAGGATCGAATCAG TGTAAGAAGAagttgagagtgtgtgtggcgaCATGCAACAGAGCGGATTACTCCAAACTGGCCCCCATCATGTTTGGGATCAAATCCCACCCTGATGACTTTGAACTGGAGGTCGTGGTGCTTGGCTCACATCTCATTGATGACTACGG AAATACTTTTCGTATGATCGAGCAGGATGACTTCGACATCGGTTCTAAGCTCCACACTATCGTGAGAGGAGAGGACGAGGCGGCCATGGTGGAGAGTGTTGGGCTGGCACTGGTCAAACTTCCCGATGTCCTGCAGAGATTGCATCCTGACATCCTGGTCGTGCACGGCGACCGATTCGACGCCTTGGCTCTGGCAACGGCTGCAGCGTTGATGAATATCCGAATCCTACACGTGGAGGGGGGAGAA GTTAGCGGTACGATTGACGATTCAATCCGCCATGCCATCAGCAAACTGGCCCATTACCACGCGTGCTGCACTCGCATGGCGGAGCAGCACCTCATCGCCATGTGTGAGGACCACGCCCGCATCCTCCTCGCAGGCTGCCCTTCTTACGACAAGCTGCTGTTGACCCACCAGCGAGGGGACTACTTGGATATCATAAAAAGCTGGCTGG GCGACAACGTGCAGGAGGGTAATTACATTGTGGCGTTGCAGCATCCGGTCACCACAGACATCCAGCACTCCATCAAGATCTACGGACTGATGCTGGACGCATTGCTGTCCTTCGACAAGAAGACCCTCATCCTCTTTCCCAACATCGATGCTG GAAGTAAGGAGATGGTACGTGTCATGCGAAGGAAGGGCATCGAGCAGCACCCCAACTTCCGCGCGGTGAAGCACATTCCTTTTGAGCAGTTCATCCAGCTCGTCTGCCACGCCGGCTGCATGATCGGAAACAGCAGCTGTGGCGTGAGGGAGGCCGGAGCCTTCGGCACGCCCGTCATCAATCTGGGGACGAGGCAGACGGGCAGAGAAACAG GTGAAAATGTTCTACACGTCAGAGATGCAGACAGCCATAATAAAATCTTCCACGctctggagctgcagtttgGAAAGAGATACCCCTG CTCTAAGATTTACGGGGATGGAAATGCAGTGCCTCGTATTCTGAAGTTTCTGCAGAGCATAGACCTGGACGAACCCCTGCAGAAGACTTTCTGTTTCCCCCCTGTGAAAGACTCCATCTCCCAGGACATCGACCACATCCTGGAGACCCAGAGCGCTCTGGCCATCGACCTGGGAGGGACCAACCTCAGAGTGGCAATCATCTGCATGAAG gGCAGCGTAGTGAAGAAATACGTACAGCCCAATCCCAGGACTTTCGAAGACAGAATGAGTCTCATATTAAGGATGTGCAGAGACGCGATGAAAGACGCCGTCTGCCTCAACTGCAGAATACTCGGTGTTG GAGTGTCCACGGGTGGGCGCGTGAATCCACAAGCAGGCGTTGTTCTACATTCCACAAACCTGATCCAGGAGTGGTCCTCTGTGGATCTGAGGACGCCCATCTCAGACGCCCTGCACCTGCCCGTGTGGGTGGACAACGATGGCAACTGCGCCGCTCTGGCTGAAAGGAAGTTCGGTCACGGAAAGGGAGTGGAAAACTTTGTCACTGTCATCACGGGAACAG GTATCGGAGGAGGGATCATCCACCACAACGAGCTGGTCCACGGCAGCACATTCTGTGCGGCTGAGCTGGGCCACATTGTGGTTTCACTGGAAGGCCCCGAGTGCTCGTGCGGCGGCCACGGCTGCATAGAGGCGTATTCGTCAGGGATGGCCCTGCAGAGAGAGGCCAAAAAGCTGCATGATG aggacctgctgaaggtggagggggtggacaTGAAGCTGTCTGAGCCAATCACTGCAGCCCACCTCATCAGTGCAGCCAGAATGGGAAATTCCAAAGCCGATGCGATTCTGAACAAGG CGGCCACAGCGCTGGGTGCAGGAATCATCAACATCCTCCACATAGTCAACCCCACACTGGTGATTCTGTCTGGAGTGCTGGCGTCTTTCTACCAAGCCCCGGTGCAGCGCATCATCTCAGAGAGGGCTCTCTTCTCCACCAAAGGAACCAAAGTGGTCACATCAGACTTGGAGGAACCTGCTTTACTCGGTGCTGCTAGCATGGTTCTAGACTATACAACCAGAAGAATATATTGA
- the gne gene encoding bifunctional UDP-N-acetylglucosamine 2-epimerase/N-acetylmannosamine kinase isoform X3, producing the protein MQRNRDKERENMEGSNQCKKKLRVCVATCNRADYSKLAPIMFGIKSHPDDFELEVVVLGSHLIDDYGNTFRMIEQDDFDIGSKLHTIVRGEDEAAMVESVGLALVKLPDVLQRLHPDILVVHGDRFDALALATAAALMNIRILHVEGGEVSGTIDDSIRHAISKLAHYHACCTRMAEQHLIAMCEDHARILLAGCPSYDKLLLTHQRGDYLDIIKSWLGDNVQEGNYIVALQHPVTTDIQHSIKIYGLMLDALLSFDKKTLILFPNIDAGSKEMVRVMRRKGIEQHPNFRAVKHIPFEQFIQLVCHAGCMIGNSSCGVREAGAFGTPVINLGTRQTGRETGENVLHVRDADSHNKIFHALELQFGKRYPCSKIYGDGNAVPRILKFLQSIDLDEPLQKTFCFPPVKDSISQDIDHILETQSALAIDLGGTNLRVAIICMKGSVVKKYVQPNPRTFEDRMSLILRMCRDAMKDAVCLNCRILGVGVSTGGRVNPQAGVVLHSTNLIQEWSSVDLRTPISDALHLPVWVDNDGNCAALAERKFGHGKGVENFVTVITGTGIGGGIIHHNELVHGSTFCAAELGHIVVSLEGPECSCGGHGCIEAYSSGMALQREAKKLHDEDLLKVEGVDMKLSEPITAAHLISAARMGNSKADAILNKAATALGAGIINILHIVNPTLVILSGVLASFYQAPVQRIISERALFSTKGTKVVTSDLEEPALLGAASMVLDYTTRRIY; encoded by the exons ATGCAGAggaacagagacaaagagagggaAAACATGGAAGGATCGAATCAG TGTAAGAAGAagttgagagtgtgtgtggcgaCATGCAACAGAGCGGATTACTCCAAACTGGCCCCCATCATGTTTGGGATCAAATCCCACCCTGATGACTTTGAACTGGAGGTCGTGGTGCTTGGCTCACATCTCATTGATGACTACGG AAATACTTTTCGTATGATCGAGCAGGATGACTTCGACATCGGTTCTAAGCTCCACACTATCGTGAGAGGAGAGGACGAGGCGGCCATGGTGGAGAGTGTTGGGCTGGCACTGGTCAAACTTCCCGATGTCCTGCAGAGATTGCATCCTGACATCCTGGTCGTGCACGGCGACCGATTCGACGCCTTGGCTCTGGCAACGGCTGCAGCGTTGATGAATATCCGAATCCTACACGTGGAGGGGGGAGAA GTTAGCGGTACGATTGACGATTCAATCCGCCATGCCATCAGCAAACTGGCCCATTACCACGCGTGCTGCACTCGCATGGCGGAGCAGCACCTCATCGCCATGTGTGAGGACCACGCCCGCATCCTCCTCGCAGGCTGCCCTTCTTACGACAAGCTGCTGTTGACCCACCAGCGAGGGGACTACTTGGATATCATAAAAAGCTGGCTGG GCGACAACGTGCAGGAGGGTAATTACATTGTGGCGTTGCAGCATCCGGTCACCACAGACATCCAGCACTCCATCAAGATCTACGGACTGATGCTGGACGCATTGCTGTCCTTCGACAAGAAGACCCTCATCCTCTTTCCCAACATCGATGCTG GAAGTAAGGAGATGGTACGTGTCATGCGAAGGAAGGGCATCGAGCAGCACCCCAACTTCCGCGCGGTGAAGCACATTCCTTTTGAGCAGTTCATCCAGCTCGTCTGCCACGCCGGCTGCATGATCGGAAACAGCAGCTGTGGCGTGAGGGAGGCCGGAGCCTTCGGCACGCCCGTCATCAATCTGGGGACGAGGCAGACGGGCAGAGAAACAG GTGAAAATGTTCTACACGTCAGAGATGCAGACAGCCATAATAAAATCTTCCACGctctggagctgcagtttgGAAAGAGATACCCCTG CTCTAAGATTTACGGGGATGGAAATGCAGTGCCTCGTATTCTGAAGTTTCTGCAGAGCATAGACCTGGACGAACCCCTGCAGAAGACTTTCTGTTTCCCCCCTGTGAAAGACTCCATCTCCCAGGACATCGACCACATCCTGGAGACCCAGAGCGCTCTGGCCATCGACCTGGGAGGGACCAACCTCAGAGTGGCAATCATCTGCATGAAG gGCAGCGTAGTGAAGAAATACGTACAGCCCAATCCCAGGACTTTCGAAGACAGAATGAGTCTCATATTAAGGATGTGCAGAGACGCGATGAAAGACGCCGTCTGCCTCAACTGCAGAATACTCGGTGTTG GAGTGTCCACGGGTGGGCGCGTGAATCCACAAGCAGGCGTTGTTCTACATTCCACAAACCTGATCCAGGAGTGGTCCTCTGTGGATCTGAGGACGCCCATCTCAGACGCCCTGCACCTGCCCGTGTGGGTGGACAACGATGGCAACTGCGCCGCTCTGGCTGAAAGGAAGTTCGGTCACGGAAAGGGAGTGGAAAACTTTGTCACTGTCATCACGGGAACAG GTATCGGAGGAGGGATCATCCACCACAACGAGCTGGTCCACGGCAGCACATTCTGTGCGGCTGAGCTGGGCCACATTGTGGTTTCACTGGAAGGCCCCGAGTGCTCGTGCGGCGGCCACGGCTGCATAGAGGCGTATTCGTCAGGGATGGCCCTGCAGAGAGAGGCCAAAAAGCTGCATGATG aggacctgctgaaggtggagggggtggacaTGAAGCTGTCTGAGCCAATCACTGCAGCCCACCTCATCAGTGCAGCCAGAATGGGAAATTCCAAAGCCGATGCGATTCTGAACAAGG CGGCCACAGCGCTGGGTGCAGGAATCATCAACATCCTCCACATAGTCAACCCCACACTGGTGATTCTGTCTGGAGTGCTGGCGTCTTTCTACCAAGCCCCGGTGCAGCGCATCATCTCAGAGAGGGCTCTCTTCTCCACCAAAGGAACCAAAGTGGTCACATCAGACTTGGAGGAACCTGCTTTACTCGGTGCTGCTAGCATGGTTCTAGACTATACAACCAGAAGAATATATTGA